A region of uncultured Desulfobacter sp. DNA encodes the following proteins:
- a CDS encoding GNAT family N-acetyltransferase: MGTQNLSRMFNPGSIAVIASCEKQGQVGHTLIRNLIEGGFKGAVYPVDPDHSKVMNLPAAKNVHDIQGIVDLAVVAAPIGEVPRIIGACADKGAAGAVVISGGGRETGDQGSRLEQEIKAVAEQSGIRIIGPNCIGIAHPALNLNASHMPGCPSRGRVAFLSQSGSVCASVMDLAEKENLGFSHFVSLGSMLDVDFADMIDYLGEERGVDSIIMYMENMTRIRHFMSAARAVSRIKPIICLKSGRSAAGARAASFHTGALAGEDAVYDMAFERAGIMRVDTFEQLFDFTRILAKQQRPTGRRLAIVTNAGGPGVMAVDALSSFGIDPAVLSVQTIEALETALEKPWSRTNPVDVLTDASCAQIGRAVSIAGQAPEVDGILMIHAPVDHFAPADLAQDLAELLPSLHCPVLTAWLGGSSMDKARQILNEKEVLTYDTPEKAVRAFVGLYRHSRNIDMLNEIPVRRDIKLKINHDQAGSIIESGLKSGQLLLSETDSKTVLEAYGIPVSRTESARTAVPDYELYLGAQLDAQFGPVIKFGMGGAMSDIIQDTALALPPLNSALAARAISSTKIAKVLKGYGQIKAVDQDLLETLLIRISRLVTDFPQICELTINPVAVTNGEVMGINAGICLASPPAAAPDHLIISPYPAWQEQLYTTQESEQVLIRPIKPEDAVPMQDFFESLSSQTVYLRFFTPLKQLSKRMLIQLTQIDYDREIALVATFPPQSGGKIIGSARIIFTANGTEGEFAIMLADSWQGKGIGAALLKSCLAFSKRYGLKRVFGVVLRENKQMLRLADKLGFKKVSTPASGEIELIIDIEKLDLYML; the protein is encoded by the coding sequence ATGGGGACGCAAAATCTATCCAGAATGTTCAATCCGGGTTCCATTGCGGTCATTGCAAGCTGCGAAAAACAGGGCCAGGTGGGTCACACCCTGATACGCAACCTTATTGAGGGAGGCTTTAAAGGCGCTGTCTATCCTGTCGATCCGGATCATTCCAAAGTCATGAATCTGCCTGCGGCAAAAAATGTTCATGACATCCAGGGCATTGTGGACCTGGCCGTGGTGGCAGCGCCCATCGGTGAGGTTCCCCGGATCATCGGGGCCTGCGCGGACAAAGGTGCAGCGGGGGCAGTTGTCATCAGCGGCGGAGGCAGGGAAACAGGAGATCAGGGGTCCAGGCTTGAGCAGGAGATTAAGGCCGTTGCGGAACAAAGCGGTATACGCATCATCGGCCCCAACTGCATCGGCATTGCCCATCCCGCCCTGAACCTGAATGCATCCCATATGCCGGGGTGCCCCAGCAGGGGACGTGTTGCCTTTTTGTCCCAGTCCGGATCCGTGTGCGCTTCCGTCATGGATCTGGCTGAAAAAGAGAACCTGGGATTCAGCCACTTTGTCAGCTTAGGATCCATGCTGGATGTCGATTTTGCCGACATGATCGACTATTTGGGTGAGGAACGGGGCGTGGACAGCATCATTATGTACATGGAAAACATGACCCGAATCCGGCATTTTATGAGCGCAGCCCGGGCCGTCTCCCGAATTAAGCCTATTATCTGCCTGAAATCCGGACGGTCGGCGGCCGGGGCCCGGGCGGCATCCTTTCATACCGGCGCCCTTGCCGGAGAAGATGCGGTGTATGACATGGCCTTTGAGCGGGCAGGCATTATGCGTGTGGACACCTTTGAACAACTGTTTGACTTTACCCGGATTCTGGCAAAACAGCAGCGCCCCACAGGCAGACGCCTGGCCATTGTCACCAATGCCGGAGGCCCCGGGGTTATGGCGGTGGATGCCCTTTCATCCTTTGGTATAGACCCGGCTGTACTCAGCGTTCAAACCATTGAGGCCCTTGAGACTGCCCTTGAAAAACCATGGAGCAGAACAAATCCGGTGGATGTCCTGACAGATGCGTCGTGTGCCCAGATCGGCCGGGCTGTCAGCATTGCAGGCCAGGCACCGGAGGTGGACGGCATACTCATGATCCATGCGCCGGTGGATCACTTTGCCCCGGCTGATCTGGCCCAGGATCTGGCAGAGCTGCTACCTTCCCTGCACTGCCCCGTACTTACGGCCTGGCTGGGCGGATCAAGCATGGACAAAGCCCGGCAGATTCTCAATGAAAAAGAGGTGCTGACCTATGACACCCCGGAAAAAGCGGTCAGGGCGTTTGTGGGACTTTACCGCCACAGCCGCAATATTGACATGCTCAATGAAATACCCGTCCGACGGGACATCAAGCTGAAGATTAACCATGATCAGGCGGGATCAATTATTGAATCCGGCCTGAAAAGCGGCCAGCTCCTGCTCAGTGAAACAGATTCTAAAACGGTGCTGGAAGCCTATGGTATTCCTGTCAGCCGAACGGAGTCTGCCCGGACTGCGGTACCGGATTATGAACTTTATCTGGGTGCCCAACTCGATGCCCAGTTCGGACCGGTTATTAAATTCGGCATGGGCGGTGCCATGTCTGACATTATCCAGGATACGGCCCTGGCCCTGCCCCCCTTAAATTCAGCCCTGGCTGCCCGGGCCATCAGTTCCACAAAAATAGCCAAAGTCTTAAAGGGATACGGTCAAATCAAAGCCGTGGACCAGGATCTTCTGGAGACCCTTTTAATACGCATAAGCCGTCTGGTTACCGATTTTCCCCAGATCTGTGAACTGACAATCAACCCCGTGGCGGTCACCAATGGCGAAGTGATGGGGATTAACGCCGGCATCTGTCTTGCTTCTCCTCCGGCAGCTGCACCCGACCACCTTATTATAAGCCCCTACCCGGCCTGGCAGGAACAGCTGTATACCACCCAGGAGAGTGAACAGGTGCTAATCCGGCCGATAAAGCCCGAGGATGCGGTGCCCATGCAGGATTTTTTTGAAAGTCTCTCCTCCCAGACCGTATATTTACGATTTTTCACACCCCTTAAACAACTTTCCAAACGCATGCTGATCCAGCTCACCCAGATTGACTACGACCGGGAAATTGCCCTGGTGGCTACGTTTCCGCCCCAGTCCGGAGGAAAGATCATTGGAAGCGCCAGAATCATATTCACGGCCAACGGCACCGAAGGAGAGTTTGCCATCATGCTGGCTGACTCCTGGCAGGGAAAGGGAATCGGAGCGGCCCTTCTGAAGTCGTGCCTGGCGTTTTCCAAACGATACGGCCTGAAAAGGGTGTTTGGCGTGGTGCTTCGTGAAAACAAGCAGATGCTCCGCCTTGCCGACAAACTGGGATTTAAAAAGGTCAGCACCCCGGCCTCGGGTGAAATTGAACTTATTATTGACATCGAAAAGCTGGATCTTTACATGCTGTAA
- a CDS encoding DndE family protein: MADRLYTSSEADDVLSALRFETKLEKAVLAKIAFALSLKIDGKDVPISLKFTGGEMKRPTFIGDDELFFRTLIAYVYEQPDIPEEDFYSNKSIIKNHIDNGCRYLSQFFIECGRDGNKLLSRLTDHVEFSGRKEMKGKGLDIFIGKTLLQNTDVFLELNNTRIHANSHMAIMGKPGVGKTQFLLKILTDLRVQSNFQTNFIYFDYKGDVVDNEKFLKAARVQSFQLLQGGVSLPINPFVLPGYDEQNINVSAREKAESFASINAKLGVVQKGALTEAIRAAYARRQDSEMPYPDFQDILEIALAMYEEDGKKDDSLIEVLRDLADFDLFWKHGSETPPIDRLTNRTLLIDVHAMPVLKELVAYLVIERIYKEMAALPDSPVEDGRRTIRTILVIDEAHNYLGQKNMFLQRIIREGRSKGIVVFFASQSPNDYQQKFFNFQELLEFTYIFQCEGVSAKSVQDLLGCSNKTAKDLQAEIARLEPWQVVARSSIKTEEFSKFTAEAFYKNY; encoded by the coding sequence ATGGCGGATCGTTTATATACCAGCAGTGAAGCGGATGATGTGTTAAGTGCTCTGAGATTTGAAACCAAGCTTGAAAAAGCAGTGCTGGCCAAAATTGCATTTGCCCTGTCTTTAAAGATAGACGGAAAAGATGTTCCCATAAGTTTGAAATTTACCGGCGGGGAGATGAAACGGCCCACCTTTATCGGTGATGATGAACTCTTTTTTAGGACATTGATTGCCTATGTATATGAACAACCTGATATTCCCGAAGAAGATTTTTATTCCAATAAATCCATCATTAAGAATCATATTGATAATGGGTGCCGTTATCTGTCGCAATTTTTCATTGAATGCGGCAGGGATGGGAATAAACTGTTGTCCAGGTTGACGGATCATGTAGAGTTCAGCGGCAGAAAAGAGATGAAGGGAAAGGGGCTTGATATTTTTATCGGGAAAACCCTTTTGCAGAATACAGATGTTTTCCTGGAATTGAACAACACCCGGATTCACGCCAATTCCCATATGGCCATTATGGGGAAGCCCGGTGTCGGAAAGACACAGTTTTTATTGAAAATCCTTACGGATTTAAGGGTGCAATCCAATTTTCAAACCAATTTTATCTATTTTGATTACAAGGGGGATGTGGTTGATAATGAAAAGTTTTTAAAGGCCGCCAGGGTACAGTCGTTTCAACTTCTTCAGGGCGGGGTCTCCCTGCCCATCAATCCTTTTGTCCTTCCCGGATATGACGAACAAAACATTAATGTTTCCGCCAGAGAAAAAGCCGAGAGTTTTGCCTCGATCAACGCCAAACTCGGCGTTGTTCAAAAAGGTGCTCTAACAGAGGCTATAAGGGCTGCTTATGCCAGGCGGCAGGATTCTGAAATGCCGTATCCTGATTTTCAGGATATTCTGGAAATAGCCCTTGCCATGTATGAAGAGGATGGGAAAAAGGATGACAGTCTGATAGAGGTGTTGAGGGACCTGGCTGATTTTGATCTGTTCTGGAAACATGGCAGTGAAACTCCCCCCATAGACCGGTTGACCAATCGAACCCTTTTGATTGATGTCCATGCCATGCCGGTATTGAAAGAGCTGGTGGCTTATCTGGTTATCGAACGAATTTATAAAGAGATGGCAGCCCTGCCGGACAGTCCTGTGGAAGATGGGCGCAGGACCATAAGAACCATTCTGGTCATAGATGAAGCCCATAATTACCTGGGACAGAAAAATATGTTTTTGCAGCGGATTATTCGGGAGGGACGATCAAAGGGCATTGTTGTCTTTTTTGCCAGCCAGTCTCCCAATGATTATCAGCAAAAGTTTTTTAATTTTCAGGAATTGCTTGAATTTACATATATTTTTCAATGTGAAGGCGTTTCTGCAAAATCGGTTCAGGACCTTCTGGGATGCAGCAATAAAACAGCCAAAGACCTTCAGGCGGAAATTGCACGGCTTGAGCCCTGGCAGGTGGTGGCCAGAAGTTCGATTAAAACAGAGGAATTTTCTAAATTTACGGCTGAGGCTTTTTATAAGAATTATTAG
- a CDS encoding universal stress protein, giving the protein MTEIKSIMACIDLSAYSPMNLGYTLGLAEQGDLKVTICSVIPLREVTPVFMTGTIYHCREDTKEYLDELKENRKAQINDLIQKQFPQFSGETDICIKMGSPPDAILDMIESINPDLVVMANKGRSNLSKFMFGSAAEYIFRHCKAPLLSVRDKHIFNRTYSGSATPEAGKIRTVMAAVDFSPWSTEILAWAGWLAKINGAKLHAFNCISSQEISWVKSHYVPENSFDLEQFLPKEKQRRHELLADQIKAAGLSSIEGVEISVDSGVPYEQILSISQNTGADILVLGPRGRSRSARFAIGSTIEKIFRHSPVPVLRLGPSMNN; this is encoded by the coding sequence ATGACGGAAATCAAATCAATTATGGCCTGCATCGACCTGTCCGCCTATTCTCCCATGAATCTGGGTTATACCCTGGGTCTGGCGGAACAGGGAGATCTTAAGGTCACCATTTGTTCCGTCATTCCCCTAAGGGAGGTCACCCCGGTGTTCATGACGGGGACCATATATCACTGCAGAGAAGACACAAAGGAATATCTGGATGAGCTCAAGGAAAATCGGAAAGCCCAAATCAATGACCTGATCCAGAAGCAATTTCCGCAATTCAGTGGCGAAACGGACATCTGCATTAAAATGGGATCTCCGCCAGATGCAATCCTCGACATGATTGAAAGCATCAACCCCGACCTTGTGGTCATGGCAAACAAAGGCCGGTCCAACCTGTCAAAATTCATGTTCGGCAGTGCTGCGGAATATATATTCCGCCATTGCAAGGCACCGTTGTTAAGTGTCAGGGACAAACATATTTTTAACCGCACTTATTCGGGGTCAGCCACCCCCGAAGCCGGAAAGATCCGCACGGTTATGGCGGCGGTGGACTTTTCCCCCTGGTCCACGGAGATCCTGGCCTGGGCCGGGTGGCTGGCGAAAATAAACGGGGCAAAGCTGCATGCCTTCAACTGCATCAGCAGCCAGGAGATCTCCTGGGTCAAATCCCATTATGTTCCTGAAAATTCCTTTGACCTGGAACAGTTCCTGCCCAAGGAAAAACAGCGGCGTCATGAGCTTTTGGCCGACCAGATCAAAGCGGCCGGACTCAGCAGTATTGAAGGCGTTGAAATTTCAGTTGATTCGGGGGTACCTTACGAACAGATTCTTTCGATCTCACAGAATACCGGGGCCGATATTCTGGTGCTGGGTCCCAGGGGGCGCAGCCGTTCAGCCAGATTTGCCATCGGCAGCACCATCGAAAAAATCTTTCGTCACAGCCCGGTACCGGTACTTCGCCTAGGTCCCAGTATGAACAATTAA
- a CDS encoding universal stress protein, translating to MSDEKKILVALDGSKRSTRTVDYLCRFKPFRNRKITLFNITTPVPEAYYDLTRDSFSKVAISQVKAWELGQRTIMTQFLEEARQKMIASGYAPNNIGFKLVGREGGVARGILNEIRGNEYHTLVIRRRGNANSIIGVTIGGVAAKLVEKADKIPLIIAGTREIRHYLCIAVDGSPGSRNAIQYTADMMGKTDCRILLCAIMRTTVADSVPEGKDPFADMALHGKRILDDALIEAKEILTRAGLPESKIETRLIQGADSRAGALLDTARAAECDTIVLGRKGVSDVENFDLGRIPKKIIYASRKFTIWLIP from the coding sequence ATGTCAGACGAAAAAAAAATATTAGTGGCCCTTGACGGCTCGAAACGTTCGACAAGGACCGTTGATTATCTGTGCAGATTTAAACCGTTCAGAAACCGGAAGATTACCTTATTTAATATAACAACGCCCGTGCCCGAAGCCTATTACGACCTGACCCGGGACTCCTTCAGCAAAGTTGCCATATCCCAGGTCAAAGCATGGGAACTGGGCCAGAGAACAATAATGACCCAGTTCCTGGAAGAGGCGCGCCAGAAAATGATAGCGTCCGGTTATGCCCCGAATAATATCGGTTTCAAGCTTGTGGGCCGGGAAGGGGGAGTTGCCCGGGGCATTCTCAATGAAATCAGGGGCAATGAATACCACACCCTTGTTATCCGCAGACGCGGCAATGCAAACTCCATTATCGGCGTCACCATAGGCGGCGTGGCTGCCAAGCTGGTGGAAAAAGCGGACAAAATCCCTCTGATCATTGCCGGAACCCGTGAGATCCGCCACTATCTGTGCATTGCTGTGGACGGTTCCCCAGGGTCCAGGAACGCGATCCAGTATACAGCCGATATGATGGGAAAAACGGACTGCCGTATTCTGCTTTGCGCCATCATGCGCACGACGGTTGCAGATTCAGTGCCCGAAGGAAAGGACCCCTTTGCAGACATGGCGCTTCATGGCAAACGCATACTTGATGATGCCCTGATCGAAGCAAAAGAGATTCTCACCCGGGCCGGACTTCCGGAATCCAAAATCGAAACCCGCCTTATTCAGGGTGCCGACAGCCGGGCAGGCGCTCTTCTGGACACAGCCCGGGCCGCAGAATGCGACACCATTGTCCTGGGGCGTAAAGGCGTGTCGGATGTTGAAAATTTTGATCTGGGACGAATCCCCAAAAAAATTATTTACGCGTCCAGAAAATTTACCATCTGGCTGATTCCATAA
- a CDS encoding YIP1 family protein codes for MNRSGALAALKFYSQGVIRLLIEPVLFFEQFPGVHTLGRALGFTALCAGFYAGAGLLTGPGPQSPAVMALIYFINAAGMVLISSVTGFCAMVMTGGKSRSFSLVFGLYAYASGITMLISWLPFMLWFTEPWKYWLVYTGFRQSCGLSKVRAITVLLISVPVQWCLIYSAITAVTGRV; via the coding sequence ATGAATAGATCAGGCGCACTTGCGGCATTGAAATTTTACAGCCAGGGTGTCATCCGGCTGCTCATCGAACCAGTCCTGTTTTTTGAGCAGTTTCCCGGGGTCCACACCCTGGGCAGAGCCTTGGGGTTTACGGCCCTGTGTGCTGGATTTTATGCCGGTGCAGGACTGCTCACAGGCCCTGGTCCCCAATCTCCTGCGGTCATGGCATTGATCTATTTTATCAATGCAGCAGGCATGGTGCTCATCAGCTCTGTGACGGGCTTTTGCGCCATGGTGATGACCGGCGGCAAAAGCCGGAGCTTTTCTCTGGTGTTCGGGCTTTATGCTTATGCTTCGGGAATCACCATGCTCATCTCATGGCTGCCGTTCATGCTCTGGTTTACGGAGCCGTGGAAATACTGGCTGGTCTATACGGGATTCAGGCAAAGCTGCGGCCTGTCCAAAGTCCGGGCAATTACTGTCCTTTTGATCTCTGTGCCTGTCCAGTGGTGCCTGATTTATTCGGCCATAACAGCAGTCACCGGCCGTGTGTAA
- a CDS encoding DASS family sodium-coupled anion symporter has protein sequence MKPEKKKVTGYDKYIDWKIFSIPVALLLILLLIPTPKGMKDVGMEYQIGTPKVINFIGQQLFQKDSSDLEQWQILTSQIMEQNMRIGALTKDRFLKRDAKWCKKYKIPNDKANFKRATEYIKEQVPEETYLATMKAAMELRKDGLRYENLNDSDKKAADKGAWHIKVSVAMGAFVVLCFLTECIPLPAVAFCIGLIVVMTGVTSYSEVAMLYWSDACWFIMGSLMFAAAFVKTGVDKRVCLMMFKKLAVPNTKWITLIFFLIITPLAAFISDHALAAMFLPIGMLLYQNSLTDEVPEDMELAKLLMISIAMACNIGGPGAPSGGARNVIMMTYLADMFGVDIGYFQWVTYCFPFLVIMIPVTWFIVNIRFRPKIVSLAPAMNHLQREIGKMGNWNSKQIWALIIFIVMVFGWFTEKAFFQLGIYPVRMGIGSIAVAGAMAYIIAGVVNWRDYQEKVDWGVVWLYAGAMIFGRVLDKTGAAYWLARTVIEFLSPFGMDSGLPLMAVSNGLTAILTNLMADGPAAASVGPITLNMAGMVHPGSTYLPFMAMATAIASSFAYCLIIGTPPNAIVYASGYLEPKDYLRAGIPLFFVANVVLLLLTGVYWTIRGFGTMPGF, from the coding sequence ATGAAACCAGAAAAGAAGAAAGTCACCGGGTATGACAAATATATAGACTGGAAAATTTTTTCCATTCCTGTTGCCCTTTTACTGATACTTCTACTCATTCCCACGCCCAAAGGAATGAAGGACGTCGGCATGGAGTACCAGATCGGCACGCCAAAGGTTATCAATTTCATCGGCCAGCAGCTGTTTCAAAAGGACAGTTCAGACCTTGAGCAGTGGCAGATCCTCACCTCCCAGATCATGGAACAGAATATGCGCATCGGCGCCTTGACCAAAGACCGGTTCCTTAAACGGGATGCCAAATGGTGCAAAAAGTATAAAATCCCCAATGACAAAGCCAACTTTAAACGGGCCACGGAATACATTAAAGAACAGGTTCCCGAAGAGACCTATCTGGCAACCATGAAAGCTGCCATGGAACTTCGTAAAGATGGTTTGAGATACGAAAATTTAAACGATTCTGATAAAAAGGCGGCGGACAAAGGTGCCTGGCATATCAAAGTGTCTGTAGCCATGGGCGCGTTCGTTGTACTATGCTTTTTAACCGAGTGTATTCCTTTGCCGGCAGTGGCATTCTGTATTGGCCTGATCGTAGTCATGACCGGAGTTACTTCATACTCGGAAGTGGCCATGCTTTACTGGTCCGATGCCTGCTGGTTTATCATGGGTTCGCTGATGTTTGCGGCTGCCTTCGTAAAAACCGGTGTTGACAAGCGCGTCTGCCTGATGATGTTCAAAAAACTGGCCGTGCCCAACACCAAGTGGATTACCCTGATCTTCTTTCTCATCATTACACCCCTGGCTGCTTTTATCTCTGACCACGCCCTGGCCGCCATGTTTCTGCCCATCGGCATGCTGCTTTATCAGAACAGTTTAACCGATGAGGTGCCCGAAGACATGGAGCTTGCCAAACTTTTAATGATCTCCATTGCCATGGCCTGTAACATCGGCGGGCCAGGTGCGCCTTCCGGCGGTGCCAGAAACGTTATCATGATGACTTATCTGGCCGACATGTTCGGAGTGGATATCGGATATTTCCAGTGGGTCACCTACTGCTTTCCCTTCCTTGTTATCATGATCCCTGTGACCTGGTTCATTGTCAACATCAGGTTCCGCCCCAAAATAGTCAGTCTTGCGCCTGCCATGAATCATCTGCAAAGAGAGATCGGCAAAATGGGCAACTGGAACAGCAAACAGATCTGGGCACTGATCATCTTCATTGTCATGGTATTTGGCTGGTTTACTGAAAAAGCATTCTTCCAGCTGGGCATCTACCCCGTACGAATGGGCATCGGCTCCATTGCCGTGGCCGGCGCGATGGCCTATATCATAGCAGGCGTCGTCAACTGGCGTGACTACCAGGAAAAGGTGGACTGGGGTGTGGTATGGCTGTATGCCGGTGCCATGATCTTTGGCCGGGTTCTGGACAAAACAGGCGCTGCCTACTGGCTGGCCAGAACGGTTATTGAGTTCCTGTCTCCTTTTGGCATGGATTCAGGCCTGCCGCTGATGGCTGTCTCCAACGGCCTGACCGCTATCCTGACCAACCTCATGGCTGACGGTCCTGCTGCCGCATCCGTAGGTCCCATTACCCTGAACATGGCCGGTATGGTTCATCCGGGCTCCACCTATCTGCCCTTCATGGCCATGGCCACCGCCATTGCATCATCCTTTGCCTACTGCCTGATCATTGGTACGCCGCCGAATGCCATTGTATACGCATCCGGCTACCTTGAGCCCAAAGATTATCTGCGGGCAGGCATTCCCTTGTTCTTTGTTGCCAATGTCGTATTGTTGCTTCTCACCGGCGTATACTGGACAATCAGGGGATTCGGCACCATGCCCGGATTCTGA
- the radC gene encoding DNA repair protein RadC: MPKRIPDLPEADRPREKLQKNGAEALSDLELLSILIGSGTSKSHVTDIAKKIIHVIDEKGIRLAIGDLTNVDGIGVAKASTIIAAFEFVRRRIKPEGIKIKQPIDVLQLIQHYADRPQEHFIAISVNGANEVMNIRVVTIGLVNQSQVHPREIFADIIIDRACAIIIAHNHPSGNLTPSKNDVLITEKIKAAGQILGINLLDHIIFGKKGYYSFLEQKQL; the protein is encoded by the coding sequence ATGCCTAAGCGCATTCCAGATCTTCCGGAAGCAGACCGACCCCGTGAAAAACTTCAGAAAAATGGAGCAGAGGCATTGTCGGATCTGGAGTTACTGTCAATTCTTATTGGGTCTGGAACCTCAAAAAGCCATGTAACAGACATAGCAAAAAAAATCATCCATGTAATAGATGAAAAAGGAATCCGGCTTGCAATAGGTGATTTGACCAATGTGGATGGTATTGGGGTTGCAAAAGCATCAACCATAATTGCCGCGTTTGAATTTGTCCGCAGGAGAATAAAACCGGAAGGGATAAAAATAAAACAGCCCATAGATGTGCTGCAACTCATTCAACATTACGCAGATCGTCCCCAAGAACATTTTATTGCCATCTCTGTCAATGGAGCTAATGAAGTGATGAATATACGGGTGGTTACCATTGGGCTTGTGAATCAAAGTCAGGTTCATCCCAGAGAAATTTTTGCTGATATCATTATAGATAGGGCCTGTGCAATAATTATCGCTCATAATCATCCCTCCGGAAATTTAACTCCGAGCAAGAATGATGTTTTAATAACCGAAAAAATTAAAGCTGCAGGCCAAATTCTAGGAATCAACTTGCTGGATCACATTATTTTTGGGAAAAAAGGATATTATTCTTTTCTTGAACAAAAACAATTGTGA
- a CDS encoding response regulator — MTQPIKVLMVDDEKRFRETTRKILERNGFQTILAENGAEALKSLDQGPDVVILDIRMPGMDGHEVLEKIIEIKPDLPVIMLTGHGEKDSAEQALVLGAFDYLSKPCDIDLLSDKIREARRSRQQAGKPQEDLVGSVMIPLSAYTTIDEDATIAQAVEALKNSFVALTATDRIMETGHRSVLVMDKEKQIQGILTIRDLLELVLPGYLTSPKPSMADSIQYSPMFWRGMFTSAIEHVRSSTISEVMSPVPVSIDADATLMEAAWLMVDQDQRRLIITQNGKPLGVIREQDLFFEMGKGLIPSRTRSGR; from the coding sequence ATGACACAACCCATAAAGGTATTAATGGTTGATGATGAAAAACGGTTCCGGGAAACCACGCGCAAGATATTAGAACGCAACGGTTTTCAGACTATTCTGGCCGAAAATGGCGCCGAGGCACTGAAAAGCCTGGACCAGGGGCCGGATGTGGTCATCCTGGACATCCGCATGCCCGGTATGGACGGACATGAGGTCCTGGAAAAAATCATTGAAATAAAACCTGATCTGCCCGTGATCATGCTCACGGGTCATGGAGAGAAAGATTCGGCGGAACAGGCCCTGGTATTGGGTGCCTTTGACTACCTGTCAAAACCCTGTGACATTGATCTTTTATCCGATAAAATCCGGGAAGCGCGCCGGAGCAGACAGCAGGCGGGAAAGCCCCAGGAGGATCTGGTGGGTTCGGTGATGATCCCCTTGAGTGCGTATACCACCATTGACGAAGATGCCACCATTGCCCAGGCGGTTGAGGCGCTTAAAAATTCCTTTGTGGCCCTGACCGCCACAGACCGGATCATGGAAACCGGCCACAGATCCGTACTGGTCATGGACAAGGAAAAGCAGATCCAAGGCATTCTCACCATCCGGGACCTTTTAGAACTGGTTTTGCCCGGTTACCTGACATCGCCCAAACCGTCCATGGCAGATTCCATCCAATACTCCCCCATGTTCTGGCGGGGGATGTTTACAAGTGCCATAGAACATGTCCGTTCGTCAACCATCAGTGAGGTTATGTCCCCTGTACCCGTATCCATTGATGCGGACGCCACCCTGATGGAAGCGGCCTGGCTCATGGTGGACCAAGACCAGCGCCGTCTCATTATCACCCAGAACGGTAAACCTTTAGGGGTGATCAGGGAACAGGATCTGTTTTTTGAAATGGGAAAAGGATTGATCCCTTCAAGGACAAGGAGCGGCAGATGA